In Pseudomonas alcaliphila JAB1, a single window of DNA contains:
- the zwf gene encoding glucose-6-phosphate dehydrogenase — protein sequence MLVFGGTGDLALHKLLPALYHLHREGRLHADVRILALARSSHSREAYQALAERHCRAQVARADFANETWASFAARLDYFAMDAAQSADFGRLAKRLGRDDERVRVYYLATAPSLFEAIAAHLANAGLAGPAARIVLEKPIGHSLESARAINAAIGAVFDEARVFRIDHYLGKETVQNLMALRFANALFEPVWRAGHIDHVQISVCETLGVENRGSYYDQAGAMRDMIQNHLLQLLCLVAMEAPVRFDAEAVRNEKVKILEALKPISGLDVQDKTVRGQYTAGKIGGHDVPAYYFEKNVDNDSDTETFVAVQVEIDNWRWAGVPFYLRTGKRLAKKTSEILIQFKPVPHRLFHEGEANQLLIRLQPEERISLQLMAKNPGKGMHLKPVELDLNLANAFNQQRRWDAYERLLLDVIEGDSTLFMRRDEVEAAWQWVDPILQGWLQHYQSPRPYPAGSDGPEQLQHLLERHGRHWAE from the coding sequence ATGCTGGTCTTCGGTGGTACGGGCGATCTGGCCCTGCACAAGCTGCTGCCAGCGCTCTATCACCTGCACCGCGAAGGACGCCTGCACGCCGATGTGCGCATCCTCGCCCTGGCCCGCAGCAGCCACAGCCGCGAGGCCTACCAGGCCCTGGCCGAGCGTCACTGCCGCGCTCAGGTGGCGCGCGCCGACTTCGCCAACGAGACCTGGGCCAGCTTCGCCGCGCGCCTCGACTACTTCGCCATGGACGCTGCGCAGAGCGCCGATTTCGGCCGCCTGGCCAAGCGCCTGGGGCGTGATGACGAGCGCGTACGGGTCTACTACCTGGCCACCGCACCGAGTCTGTTCGAAGCCATCGCAGCGCACCTGGCCAACGCCGGCCTGGCTGGTCCTGCAGCGCGCATCGTGCTGGAAAAACCCATCGGCCACTCGCTGGAATCGGCCCGCGCGATCAACGCCGCCATCGGCGCCGTGTTCGACGAAGCGCGGGTGTTTCGCATCGACCATTATCTGGGCAAGGAAACCGTGCAGAACCTCATGGCGCTGCGCTTCGCCAACGCCTTGTTCGAGCCGGTGTGGCGCGCCGGGCATATCGACCACGTACAGATCAGCGTCTGCGAAACCCTTGGTGTGGAGAACCGCGGCAGCTACTACGACCAGGCCGGCGCCATGCGCGACATGATCCAGAACCACCTGCTGCAGCTGCTCTGCCTGGTGGCCATGGAGGCGCCGGTGCGCTTCGACGCCGAGGCAGTGCGCAATGAGAAGGTGAAGATCCTCGAAGCGCTGAAACCCATCTCCGGGCTCGACGTGCAGGACAAGACCGTGCGCGGCCAGTACACCGCCGGCAAGATCGGCGGCCATGACGTGCCCGCCTACTACTTCGAGAAGAACGTCGACAACGACAGTGACACCGAAACCTTCGTCGCCGTGCAGGTGGAGATCGACAACTGGCGCTGGGCAGGCGTGCCCTTCTACCTGCGCACCGGCAAGCGCCTGGCGAAGAAAACCTCGGAAATCCTCATCCAGTTCAAGCCGGTGCCGCACCGTCTGTTCCATGAGGGCGAAGCCAACCAGTTGCTGATCCGCCTGCAGCCGGAAGAGCGCATCAGCCTGCAGCTGATGGCCAAGAACCCCGGCAAGGGCATGCACCTCAAACCCGTGGAGCTGGACCTCAATCTGGCCAATGCCTTCAACCAGCAGCGCCGCTGGGACGCCTACGAACGTCTGCTGCTCGACGTGATCGAGGGGGACTCCACCCTATTCATGCGCCGCGATGAAGTGGAAGCGGCCTGGCAGTGGGTCGATCCCATCCTGCAGGGCTGGCTCCAGCACTACCAGAGCCCGCGCCCCTACCCGGCCGGCAGCGATGGGCCGGAGCAACTGCAACACCTGCTGGAGCGCCACGGGCGGCATTGGGCCGAATGA
- a CDS encoding Hcp family type VI secretion system effector — MPTPAYLSLEGTKQGLITAGTFTEDSVGNIFQEGHEDQILVQAYNHQVIIPRDPQSGQPTGQRVHKPLMITKVFDKSSPLIFNALTSGERLNKCRLEWYRTSSTGTQEHYFTIELEDAVIVDVQSRMPNCQDPNMAHFTHLEDVYFTYRKIVWTHEVSGTSGSDDWRTPISA, encoded by the coding sequence ATGCCAACACCCGCGTATCTGTCCCTCGAAGGCACCAAACAAGGTCTGATCACCGCTGGCACCTTCACCGAGGACTCGGTCGGCAACATTTTCCAGGAAGGTCATGAAGACCAGATTCTGGTGCAAGCCTACAACCACCAGGTCATCATCCCGCGCGACCCGCAGTCCGGCCAACCAACCGGCCAGCGCGTGCACAAGCCGCTGATGATCACCAAGGTCTTCGACAAGTCCTCGCCGCTGATCTTCAACGCCCTGACCTCCGGCGAGCGTCTGAACAAGTGCCGTCTGGAGTGGTACCGCACCTCCTCCACCGGTACCCAGGAGCACTACTTCACCATCGAGCTGGAAGACGCCGTGATCGTCGACGTACAGTCGCGCATGCCGAACTGCCAGGACCCGAACATGGCGCACTTCACCCACCTGGAAGACGTCTACTTCACCTACCGCAAGATCGTCTGGACCCACGAAGTCTCCGGTACTTCCGGCTCCGACGACTGGCGTACCCCGATCTCTGCCTAA
- the tssI gene encoding type VI secretion system tip protein TssI/VgrG encodes MFAQANQTHFSLSIDGVEHDLQVLEFKGREAISQPYAFDVELISERPDLDLESLLHQRAFLAFDQNGAGIHGLIHRIAQGESGKRMTRYRLTLVPQLTYLAHRTNQRIFQHLTVEKIIGQVLEEHGIQADAYQFQLGSLYPEREYCVQYDESDLHFVQRLCEEEGIHYHFQHSSAGHVLTFGDDQTVFPRLAPLAYQQDSGLVADDPVIKHFGVRVETRTSQVTRRDYDFEKPRLQLEAKADGDVQPKLEDYDYPGRYTDRERGKHLAKRALERHRHDFELAQGDGDSPTLVSGHFLDLTEHPRDAWNQLWLLTEVLHEGKQPQVLEESVLDLPSPIHGRVAGGEGKADDTDFHQGYRNRFTATPWDVPYRPSLAHPKPRILGSQSAVVTGPAGEEIHCDQYGRVKVQFFWDREGQADDKTSCWLRVSSSWAGDRYGAITIPRIGMEVLVTFLEGDPDQPLVTGCLYHAEHVVPYDLPANKTRSVFKTLSSPGGGGYNELRIEDRKGAEQIYVHAQRDWDENIEHDQKIRVGNERHDTVEANVYSHFKAEEHRTTHADRKTEIKANDHLTVGDSQHIKLGNGQFIQAGQEIHLSSGLKVVLEAGSELTLKGGGSFIKLDGGGVTLVGPVIKINSGGAPGSGSGAAPVLPGAAKPADADVPGIPLEALVKQNMLFRSTRAGVCEVCEAAKASKGDKA; translated from the coding sequence ATGTTCGCCCAGGCCAACCAGACCCATTTCAGCCTCAGCATCGACGGTGTCGAACACGACCTGCAGGTGCTCGAGTTCAAAGGGCGCGAGGCGATCAGCCAACCTTACGCCTTCGACGTGGAACTGATCAGCGAACGCCCCGACCTCGATCTGGAGAGCCTGCTGCACCAGCGCGCCTTTCTCGCCTTCGATCAGAACGGCGCCGGTATCCACGGTCTGATCCACCGCATCGCCCAGGGCGAATCCGGCAAGCGCATGACCCGCTACCGCCTGACCCTGGTGCCGCAATTGACCTACCTGGCACACCGCACCAATCAGCGCATCTTCCAGCACCTGACGGTGGAGAAGATCATCGGCCAGGTGCTCGAAGAGCACGGCATCCAGGCCGACGCTTACCAATTCCAACTCGGCTCGCTCTACCCCGAGCGCGAATACTGCGTGCAGTACGACGAGAGCGACCTGCACTTCGTCCAGCGCCTGTGCGAGGAGGAAGGCATCCACTACCACTTCCAGCACAGCAGCGCAGGCCATGTACTGACCTTCGGCGACGACCAGACCGTGTTCCCGCGTCTGGCACCGCTGGCCTACCAGCAGGACAGCGGCCTGGTGGCTGACGACCCGGTGATCAAGCACTTCGGCGTGCGCGTGGAAACCCGCACCAGCCAGGTCACCCGCCGCGACTACGACTTCGAGAAACCGCGCCTGCAGCTGGAGGCCAAGGCCGACGGCGACGTACAGCCCAAGCTGGAAGACTACGACTACCCGGGCCGCTATACCGACCGCGAGCGCGGCAAGCACCTGGCCAAACGCGCCCTGGAGCGCCACCGCCACGACTTCGAACTGGCCCAGGGCGACGGCGACTCGCCGACCCTGGTCAGCGGCCACTTCCTCGACCTGACCGAGCACCCGCGCGACGCCTGGAATCAGCTCTGGCTGCTCACCGAAGTGCTGCACGAAGGCAAGCAGCCGCAGGTGCTGGAAGAGTCGGTGCTTGATCTCCCCTCTCCCATTCATGGGAGAGTGGCCGGGGGAGAGGGTAAAGCCGACGACACCGACTTCCACCAAGGCTACCGCAACCGTTTCACTGCCACGCCCTGGGACGTGCCCTATCGCCCATCCCTGGCCCACCCGAAACCGCGCATCCTCGGCAGCCAGAGCGCTGTGGTCACAGGCCCGGCTGGCGAAGAAATCCACTGCGACCAATATGGCCGGGTGAAGGTGCAATTCTTCTGGGATCGCGAAGGTCAGGCGGACGATAAAACCAGCTGCTGGCTACGCGTCAGCTCCAGCTGGGCCGGTGACCGCTACGGCGCCATCACCATCCCGCGCATCGGCATGGAAGTGCTGGTCACCTTCCTCGAAGGCGACCCCGACCAGCCGCTGGTTACCGGCTGCCTGTACCACGCCGAACACGTGGTGCCCTACGACCTGCCGGCAAACAAGACGCGCAGCGTGTTCAAGACCCTCAGCAGTCCCGGCGGTGGCGGTTACAACGAACTACGCATCGAAGACCGCAAGGGCGCCGAGCAGATCTACGTCCACGCTCAGCGCGACTGGGACGAGAACATCGAACACGACCAGAAGATCCGCGTCGGCAACGAACGCCACGACACCGTCGAGGCCAACGTCTACAGCCACTTCAAGGCCGAAGAACACCGCACCACCCACGCCGACCGCAAGACCGAGATCAAGGCCAACGACCACCTCACCGTTGGCGACAGCCAGCACATCAAGCTCGGCAACGGCCAGTTCATCCAGGCCGGCCAGGAAATCCACCTCTCCAGCGGCCTCAAGGTCGTGCTCGAAGCCGGCAGCGAACTGACCCTCAAGGGCGGCGGCAGCTTCATCAAACTCGATGGCGGCGGCGTCACCCTGGTGGGGCCGGTGATCAAGATCAACTCCGGCGGTGCGCCGGGCAGTGGTTCGGGAGCGGCACCAGTGTTGCCGGGCGCGGCGAAGCCGGCGGATGCGGATGTGCCGGGAATTCCACTGGAAGCACTAGTCAAACAAAACATGCTGTTTCGCAGCACCCGAGCTGGCGTATGTGAGGTGTGCGAAGCCGCTAAGGCGTCAAAGGGAGATAAGGCATGA
- a CDS encoding DUF4123 domain-containing protein, with product MSVPMPDGNGAILLDGARYESATAWLYQCFPGHQPRPLLLGTAYEPIADAGPILLDAPVGSMAYDAWRHGTEIKDGLWLESDASLDDLHRILQRRLRIFTPEHRELWLRLGDARPLYQAWQREGQWPEGFWHRISRIWLHHEGTIFCAWQNEHPEKDGAPAELDLAAQMTLDWRLLEALAEQDDRAQEALL from the coding sequence ATGAGCGTCCCAATGCCCGATGGAAACGGTGCCATTCTGCTAGACGGAGCTCGTTACGAGAGCGCGACGGCGTGGCTTTATCAGTGCTTCCCTGGCCATCAACCACGACCGTTATTGCTCGGTACGGCCTATGAACCCATAGCGGACGCTGGCCCTATTTTGCTGGATGCTCCGGTTGGCAGCATGGCCTATGACGCCTGGAGACACGGAACCGAAATCAAGGATGGTCTCTGGCTGGAAAGCGATGCATCGTTGGACGATCTGCATCGCATACTGCAGCGCCGCCTGCGCATCTTCACCCCAGAACATCGCGAACTCTGGCTACGCCTGGGTGACGCCCGACCGCTGTATCAGGCATGGCAGCGTGAAGGGCAATGGCCGGAGGGATTCTGGCACCGTATCTCACGCATCTGGCTGCACCACGAAGGCACAATCTTTTGCGCCTGGCAAAACGAACACCCAGAGAAAGACGGCGCGCCAGCCGAACTAGATCTCGCCGCGCAAATGACACTCGACTGGCGACTGCTGGAGGCGCTTGCCGAACAGGACGACAGGGCACAGGAAGCTCTTCTATGA
- a CDS encoding toxin VasX, producing MTAQTPAPSSLTVAGCPLLSAVLPLRYALGPTLTVDTSAYGLPAVQGDFPAIGDYFEPLQGRPLNYTARLLRDGWLYVWQSGLKQLVEYRVNAAAFTQTARGGKVIDARSLPYLLLPAGTPAMLAWSPRQWSDSQFNSAKGKEDVRQRVMRTITPGAAPFSGQARTIHERIGDYMDANWYGWSCEPSTSHRPAWPKLLDDMQRCEQQAYALIDDPWGVLLDLAKLLRARQQAFEVTREIHGEDWAMAGVLKSLAEGDPQIGGQLRSITNYRKLQTTWQQQTQEEEEYSADVRRISELWSAWLNTLAQRGPASLDTACGHFDITQPDPRAELELHFAAACLGPATTGPGAKAIANALTLQQQEGKPWLVWALLGLGKRLGVGEINSLVGLADGARDNGASALNEAHKLAQLLNQAADKLGRHILGSPLEALFTALAPIVGLGLQKADEGSKAAGRLYLAAALARSQQRLAIEAVTQRQLGEWMSDLMGTRPNLPARLKPTQLSVAVSDALPFFRMLPARDLPPLPAQLTADVNLRGMLDLGKSALEKAPIKCVVALIAGVNFVWSGGQLVKDKNLKASFSAAAGMSGISSAITATLQKVAELDWEATVKAQGAMHLSSQKALADALGIGAKASVLQSITSGFDVLVYGIESLEAYKVGDVDTAAINAGLTLASAANLRLYVQSFRAIRAARAAIIAGEAAAIGRGVSVAPHFAARALGWTILIVGGVIARQYTQDTPLEAWVKGTRFGTRPADWSTSYEKSMTEFYKVVFPISFEAYRINELNPYRGMQTITYMLLRLPGKNTLTDDMIHFKGYETWGSFFGLGGTRKAVEWTGKDFDHHGGTRVKPEPGVAVYRRVYHEENGDKLDAIHGELRYSPIDGLTLPAIEIKELAWL from the coding sequence ATGACAGCTCAAACTCCCGCTCCATCCAGCCTGACAGTAGCTGGATGCCCCCTGCTCAGCGCTGTACTCCCGCTACGCTATGCGCTTGGCCCGACCCTGACAGTGGATACCAGCGCCTATGGGTTGCCAGCTGTACAGGGCGACTTTCCTGCAATAGGCGATTACTTCGAGCCCCTTCAGGGCCGTCCGCTGAACTACACCGCTCGTCTGTTACGCGATGGCTGGCTGTACGTCTGGCAGAGCGGCCTAAAACAACTGGTCGAGTACCGTGTCAACGCGGCTGCCTTTACCCAAACAGCTCGCGGCGGCAAAGTCATCGACGCGCGTAGCCTGCCCTATTTACTCCTTCCCGCAGGAACACCGGCCATGCTGGCGTGGTCTCCTCGTCAGTGGAGCGATAGCCAGTTCAACTCTGCCAAGGGAAAAGAAGATGTACGTCAGCGCGTGATGCGCACCATCACCCCTGGAGCAGCACCATTCAGCGGTCAAGCCCGCACGATTCACGAACGTATCGGCGACTACATGGACGCCAACTGGTATGGCTGGAGTTGTGAACCCTCAACCAGTCACCGTCCAGCCTGGCCAAAGCTGCTCGACGACATGCAGCGCTGCGAGCAACAAGCCTATGCTTTGATCGACGATCCGTGGGGCGTATTGCTGGATCTGGCCAAGCTGCTTCGCGCTCGCCAGCAGGCATTCGAGGTGACGCGTGAAATCCATGGTGAAGACTGGGCCATGGCAGGCGTACTCAAATCTCTGGCAGAAGGCGACCCGCAAATCGGCGGCCAACTGCGCAGCATCACCAATTACCGCAAGCTACAAACTACCTGGCAGCAGCAAACGCAAGAGGAGGAAGAATACAGCGCCGATGTGCGCCGCATCAGCGAGCTTTGGTCAGCTTGGCTAAATACCCTAGCTCAGCGCGGCCCTGCCAGCCTGGATACTGCCTGTGGCCATTTCGACATCACCCAACCCGATCCACGTGCAGAGCTAGAACTCCACTTCGCTGCAGCCTGCCTTGGCCCTGCAACAACCGGTCCCGGAGCCAAGGCCATAGCGAATGCCCTGACACTCCAGCAGCAAGAGGGAAAACCCTGGCTGGTTTGGGCGTTACTGGGTTTGGGCAAACGCCTCGGTGTCGGCGAAATCAATTCCCTGGTAGGACTGGCTGACGGCGCAAGAGACAACGGTGCAAGCGCGCTGAACGAAGCACACAAACTGGCGCAATTGCTGAACCAAGCAGCCGATAAACTGGGCCGGCATATTCTGGGTTCGCCATTGGAAGCCCTGTTTACAGCGCTCGCGCCTATCGTGGGCTTGGGCCTACAGAAAGCTGACGAAGGGTCCAAGGCCGCCGGACGTCTCTACCTCGCCGCAGCTCTGGCGCGAAGCCAGCAGCGCCTTGCTATTGAGGCTGTCACTCAGCGGCAACTGGGTGAGTGGATGAGCGATCTGATGGGCACACGCCCTAATCTACCAGCCCGTCTAAAACCCACACAGCTAAGTGTTGCGGTCAGCGATGCACTGCCTTTCTTCAGAATGCTGCCGGCCAGAGACTTACCACCCTTGCCTGCCCAATTAACGGCTGACGTTAACCTTCGGGGAATGCTTGATCTTGGAAAGAGCGCTCTGGAGAAAGCTCCCATTAAATGTGTGGTGGCGCTAATTGCGGGTGTGAACTTTGTTTGGAGCGGAGGTCAGCTTGTCAAAGATAAAAACCTAAAAGCATCATTCTCGGCCGCAGCCGGCATGTCAGGTATCTCCAGTGCAATAACGGCGACCTTACAGAAAGTTGCCGAACTAGATTGGGAAGCAACAGTCAAGGCTCAAGGTGCTATGCATCTCTCCTCGCAGAAGGCCTTGGCAGATGCATTAGGAATAGGCGCAAAAGCTTCAGTTCTACAGTCGATCACTTCTGGCTTTGATGTATTGGTCTACGGAATCGAATCACTAGAAGCCTATAAAGTCGGCGATGTGGATACTGCAGCCATCAATGCAGGATTAACCTTAGCCTCTGCCGCCAACCTGCGTCTGTATGTGCAAAGTTTCCGAGCCATACGTGCCGCCCGTGCTGCCATCATAGCCGGTGAGGCTGCCGCTATAGGGCGAGGTGTCAGTGTGGCACCACACTTCGCGGCGCGTGCTCTGGGATGGACCATCTTGATAGTCGGCGGAGTAATTGCCCGTCAATATACGCAGGACACACCTCTCGAGGCTTGGGTAAAAGGCACCCGATTCGGCACGCGTCCAGCCGATTGGTCGACCAGCTACGAAAAATCGATGACCGAGTTCTACAAGGTAGTCTTCCCTATCAGCTTCGAGGCTTATCGTATCAATGAATTGAATCCATATCGTGGAATGCAAACCATCACTTATATGCTTTTGCGCTTGCCGGGTAAAAACACACTGACTGATGACATGATCCATTTCAAAGGATACGAAACCTGGGGCAGCTTCTTTGGTCTGGGTGGTACACGCAAGGCAGTGGAGTGGACAGGAAAAGACTTCGATCACCATGGTGGTACACGGGTTAAACCCGAGCCCGGTGTTGCTGTCTACCGTCGCGTTTATCACGAAGAGAATGGTGACAAGCTCGATGCCATTCATGGCGAACTTCGCTATTCACCCATCGACGGTTTGACCCTACCGGCTATAGAAATCAAGGAACTCGCATGGCTGTAA
- a CDS encoding MFS transporter, protein MSPTASRPSNATLVLLASLYCAQGLPSGLIAHALPVLLRQHGVDLALIGLLKLLALPWLLKVLWAPWIDRLASPRLGHHRGWILPLQSGVIVCVVALALLAPQTLFGSGLWLLLGLLLLINLLASSQDIATDGLTVRLLPELWRGLGNSLQVGGYKVGMIVSGSGLLLVIDPLGWNLALGLLAGLILLMTVPIWLFPERRVLPFQPAQAETALGPRLLLNHYRGLLAQPGMLLWLAVVLTFKLGDSLGSPMIKPMLVDQGWSTAALGQLTLISSLAGIGGALLGGLLYARIGVLRALILFGALQAIGIAALALLVGQGANTGLVYAVTLFEQVADGMSTVALFAAMMRMCRPEHEGADFTLQASAQLLLSGFVGASSGVLAKALGYEGLFVAAGGVGMLVLLIVLAHARREAVTKGARLRP, encoded by the coding sequence ATGTCGCCCACCGCCTCTCGCCCGTCCAACGCCACGCTGGTGCTGCTGGCCTCGCTGTACTGTGCGCAGGGCCTGCCTTCCGGGCTGATCGCCCACGCGCTGCCGGTGCTGCTGCGCCAGCATGGCGTCGACCTGGCGCTGATCGGCCTGCTCAAGCTGCTGGCGCTGCCCTGGCTACTTAAAGTCTTGTGGGCGCCCTGGATCGACCGTCTGGCCTCGCCCCGCCTGGGCCATCACCGTGGCTGGATCCTGCCGCTGCAAAGTGGCGTGATTGTCTGTGTCGTGGCACTGGCGCTGCTCGCTCCGCAGACGCTGTTCGGCTCCGGCCTGTGGTTGTTGCTCGGCTTGCTGCTACTGATCAACTTGCTGGCATCGTCCCAGGACATCGCCACCGATGGCCTCACCGTGCGTCTGTTGCCCGAGCTCTGGCGCGGTCTGGGCAACAGCCTGCAGGTCGGTGGCTACAAGGTCGGCATGATCGTCAGCGGCAGTGGCCTGCTGCTGGTGATCGACCCGCTGGGTTGGAACCTGGCGCTTGGCCTGCTGGCCGGCCTGATTCTGCTGATGACCGTGCCGATCTGGCTGTTTCCCGAGCGCCGCGTGCTGCCCTTCCAGCCTGCACAGGCGGAAACCGCCCTCGGCCCGCGCCTGCTGCTGAACCACTATCGCGGCCTGCTGGCGCAGCCCGGCATGCTGCTGTGGTTGGCGGTGGTGCTGACCTTCAAGCTCGGTGATTCGCTCGGCTCACCGATGATCAAGCCGATGCTGGTGGATCAGGGCTGGAGCACGGCGGCACTCGGCCAACTGACTCTGATCAGCAGCCTGGCAGGCATCGGCGGTGCCTTGCTTGGCGGCCTGCTCTACGCCCGCATCGGTGTGCTGCGCGCTCTGATCCTGTTCGGTGCCCTGCAGGCCATCGGCATCGCCGCCCTGGCCTTGCTGGTGGGGCAAGGTGCCAATACCGGACTGGTCTATGCCGTGACCCTGTTCGAGCAGGTGGCCGACGGCATGTCCACCGTCGCCCTGTTCGCCGCGATGATGCGCATGTGCCGCCCCGAACACGAAGGCGCCGACTTCACCTTGCAGGCCTCGGCACAGTTGCTGCTGTCCGGCTTCGTCGGGGCCAGCAGCGGGGTGCTGGCCAAGGCGTTGGGGTATGAGGGGTTGTTCGTGGCTGCGGGTGGGGTGGGGATGTTGGTACTGCTGATCGTGCTGGCGCATGCCCGACGCGAAGCAGTTACTAAAGGAGCTCGGCTCCGGCCCTGA
- the znuA gene encoding zinc ABC transporter substrate-binding protein ZnuA gives MLRLFCLFTLLSVASAQAEVRVLTSIKPLQLIAAAVQDGIGEPEVLLPPGASPHHYALRPSDVRRVRDADLLYWIGPDMEGFLPRVLGSRDKPQVAVQDLPGMTLRHFGDSHDEHDHDQDEHDHGHEHASDELGHDHDHRPGSLDAHLWLAADNAKVIAARMAADLAKLDAANAARYAANLKAFEARLDALDGRIRPQLAALQGKPYFVFHEAFDYFEAAYGLKHAGVFSVLTEVQPGARHVAAMRKTLQQTGPSCVFSEPPLRPRLAETLTAGLPVKLAELDALGGALPVSANGYEQLLENLAGGLSECLNSL, from the coding sequence GTGTTGCGTCTTTTCTGTCTCTTTACCCTGCTTTCCGTCGCCAGCGCCCAAGCCGAGGTGCGTGTGCTGACCAGTATCAAACCGCTGCAACTGATCGCCGCGGCGGTGCAGGACGGCATCGGCGAACCCGAGGTGCTGCTGCCGCCCGGTGCCTCGCCGCACCACTATGCGTTGCGCCCATCCGACGTACGGCGAGTGCGTGATGCCGACCTGCTGTACTGGATCGGCCCGGACATGGAGGGTTTTCTGCCGCGGGTGCTGGGCAGCCGCGACAAGCCTCAGGTGGCGGTGCAGGATCTGCCCGGCATGACCCTGCGCCACTTCGGCGATAGCCACGACGAACACGATCATGACCAAGACGAGCATGATCATGGCCACGAACATGCCAGCGATGAGCTTGGTCATGACCATGATCACCGTCCGGGCAGCCTGGATGCCCACCTGTGGTTGGCCGCCGACAACGCCAAGGTGATCGCCGCGCGCATGGCGGCAGACCTGGCCAAGCTGGATGCCGCCAACGCCGCGCGTTACGCCGCGAATCTCAAAGCCTTCGAAGCGCGCCTGGATGCGCTCGATGGCCGCATTCGCCCGCAACTGGCCGCTTTGCAGGGCAAGCCGTATTTCGTCTTCCACGAAGCCTTCGACTATTTCGAGGCCGCCTACGGCCTCAAGCACGCAGGCGTGTTCAGCGTGCTGACCGAAGTACAGCCCGGCGCCCGTCACGTCGCTGCCATGCGCAAGACGCTGCAACAGACGGGCCCGAGCTGCGTATTCAGCGAACCGCCTCTGCGCCCGCGCCTGGCCGAAACCCTCACAGCCGGCTTGCCGGTGAAACTGGCGGAACTCGATGCCCTCGGCGGCGCCCTGCCAGTCAGTGCCAACGGCTATGAACAACTGCTGGAAAACCTGGCCGGTGGCCTGAGCGAGTGCCTGAATAGCCTGTAA